From Methanococcus voltae, one genomic window encodes:
- a CDS encoding ABC transporter ATP-binding protein, whose product MLKTENLTVGYANSEVLTNVNLNVHKNEILCIIGPNGAGKSTLLKTIATYLTPKKGAVYINSNKIHNLKPAQLAKEMAVVLTDRINPANMTGYDVISIGRHPYTGLLGRLSKKDKEIILHSAELVNATKLLEKNFFEMSDGERQKIMIARALAQEPEILILDEPTSFLDANHKIELTLLLRKLSKKDIAIIVTLHDIELALRIADKMALVKDNKILAYGYPEDIMTSETVNYLYGLTEANYNEQIGYFELKNTNKVKLNADFNADLNVNLDKDINLNDDLESQISAPTPKKVFITCGGGTGAKALRYFKKNGYDITVGILHENDIDYAISKTMEINIISEKSFSNIENETFENAKNELSKCDIFVYSNFPVGEINQKNNELVEFAKSNDIKLVQFDGSIDSLQNL is encoded by the coding sequence ATGTTAAAAACGGAAAATTTAACTGTAGGATATGCTAATTCAGAAGTATTAACAAATGTTAACTTAAATGTTCACAAAAATGAAATATTATGTATTATAGGACCTAACGGGGCAGGAAAATCCACTTTATTAAAAACTATTGCAACATATTTAACTCCTAAAAAAGGAGCAGTTTATATAAACAGTAATAAAATCCATAATTTAAAACCCGCTCAGCTTGCAAAGGAAATGGCGGTAGTCTTAACAGACAGAATTAACCCGGCAAATATGACAGGTTATGACGTAATTTCAATAGGTAGACACCCATACACTGGTTTATTGGGTAGATTAAGCAAAAAAGACAAAGAAATAATATTGCACAGTGCGGAATTAGTAAATGCAACAAAATTACTTGAAAAAAATTTCTTTGAAATGAGTGATGGAGAACGTCAAAAAATAATGATTGCAAGAGCACTTGCTCAAGAGCCTGAAATATTGATACTTGACGAACCTACAAGTTTTTTAGATGCAAACCATAAAATAGAACTTACATTATTGCTTAGAAAATTATCTAAAAAAGATATTGCGATTATTGTCACATTGCACGACATAGAGCTTGCCTTAAGAATTGCTGATAAAATGGCACTCGTAAAAGATAATAAAATACTTGCTTATGGATATCCTGAAGATATTATGACCTCTGAGACGGTTAACTACCTTTATGGGTTAACTGAGGCAAACTATAACGAGCAAATCGGATATTTCGAGTTAAAAAATACAAATAAAGTAAAATTAAATGCAGATTTTAATGCAGATTTGAATGTAAATTTAGATAAAGATATAAATTTAAATGACGATTTGGAATCACAAATAAGTGCCCCTACGCCTAAAAAAGTGTTTATAACTTGTGGTGGAGGAACTGGTGCAAAAGCTTTGAGATATTTCAAGAAAAATGGTTATGACATTACTGTGGGCATATTACACGAAAATGACATCGATTATGCAATTTCTAAGACTATGGAAATAAACATTATTTCTGAAAAATCATTCTCAAATATAGAAAATGAAACTTTTGAAAATGCGAAAAATGAATTATCAAAATGCGACATATTTGTATATTCTAATTTCCCCGTAGGCGAAATTAACCAAAAGAATAATGAATTAGTCGAATTTGCAAAATCTAACGACATTAAACTTGTACAATTTGATGGTTCGATAGATTCATTACAAAATTTATAA
- a CDS encoding deoxyuridine 5'-triphosphate nucleotidohydrolase, protein MKNKNKVYTMIMGANISKEFFEELDEKQIQQCGIDLKVGSISKLKGTGCIDYSNKDRILPEYIKIFDSEKDEYIDLEPGIYIVKVADKMSIPENMAGFAYPRSTLIRMGATLYTAVHDPGYVGFPAYALHVINPLRIKKYARIAQVVFIATKDSNGTYEGIYKE, encoded by the coding sequence ATTAAAAATAAAAACAAGGTATACACTATGATAATGGGCGCAAACATATCAAAAGAGTTTTTTGAAGAATTAGATGAAAAACAAATCCAACAGTGTGGTATTGACTTAAAAGTTGGTTCTATTTCCAAATTAAAAGGCACCGGATGTATAGATTATTCAAACAAAGACAGAATATTGCCTGAATATATAAAAATATTCGATTCAGAAAAAGATGAATACATAGATTTAGAACCGGGTATTTATATCGTTAAGGTAGCCGATAAAATGAGTATACCTGAAAATATGGCGGGTTTTGCATACCCGAGAAGTACATTAATTAGAATGGGTGCAACACTCTACACAGCAGTTCACGACCCTGGTTATGTGGGTTTTCCAGCTTACGCATTACACGTAATAAACCCATTAAGGATTAAAAAGTATGCAAGAATTGCACAAGTTGTATTTATCGCTACAAAAGACTCAAACGGGACTTATGAAGGAATTTACAAAGAATAA
- a CDS encoding flavodoxin family protein, which yields MKILGISGSPRLESTDFAVNYALNYLSEKCKSDGIDCETKYITVARKELKFCIHCDHCIRKKQGCVHKDSMQEVYEALQWADGIIMGTPCYNGNVSGQLKTVMDRCRALFAMELNAIRDKYGMGISVGGDRNGGQEVALKTIHDFYILNGALPVSGGSFGSNLGATFWSRDLGREGVENDTEGIRVLKRTLNKFYKELNK from the coding sequence TTGAAGATTTTAGGCATTAGTGGAAGTCCAAGACTGGAAAGTACTGATTTTGCGGTTAATTATGCGCTAAATTACCTTTCTGAAAAATGTAAATCTGACGGAATAGATTGCGAAACTAAATATATTACTGTAGCAAGGAAAGAATTAAAGTTTTGTATACATTGCGACCATTGCATAAGAAAAAAACAGGGGTGTGTACATAAAGATAGTATGCAAGAAGTCTATGAAGCTTTACAATGGGCAGATGGCATAATTATGGGTACGCCGTGTTATAATGGCAACGTTTCAGGGCAGTTAAAAACAGTTATGGACAGATGTAGGGCTTTATTTGCTATGGAACTTAACGCAATACGTGATAAATATGGAATGGGCATTTCAGTAGGTGGCGATAGGAATGGAGGTCAAGAAGTGGCTTTAAAAACAATTCACGATTTTTATATACTAAATGGGGCTTTACCCGTTAGTGGCGGTTCTTTTGGCTCTAATTTAGGCGCTACGTTTTGGTCTCGTGATTTAGGAAGGGAAGGCGTTGAAAATGACACCGAGGGCATAAGAGTTTTAAAGAGAACACTTAATAAATTTTATAAAGAATTAAATAAATAA
- a CDS encoding nickel-dependent hydrogenase large subunit: protein MYEGEIAIGPVHSTMLEPHRLRLFIDDEIIKDAELTIGVNHRGIERLMEGLPVEKACILTEKICGICSHIHLWSSVRLTEIASKIYVPERAQHIRVIIEELERLHSHTLLFGHAFEILGHETMSMRCFMTREPVMQIFFEISGSRVHYSCPIIGGIRPRCDITEEQCRKILPKLDEYEENISAIIDRVLNDPLLVSRMKDVGVLDRKTAAKFHAVGPTARGSNVKSDMRKMGWVPEYDVYEFDEILFDGCDVLSRIAVRGFEILESIKIIRQAIGFLTDKSLSPEIYNSNYELEEFKPIECYTEAQRGQQYYSYGVDADGRVRHARIRTPTATNLGAMEEIVRGYHVSDAELIIASCDPCFTCTDRLSILKEDYNTYSKKI, encoded by the coding sequence ATGTATGAAGGAGAAATAGCAATCGGACCAGTGCACTCTACAATGTTAGAACCACACAGATTAAGGCTTTTTATAGATGATGAGATAATAAAAGACGCTGAATTAACAATTGGTGTTAACCACAGAGGTATTGAAAGATTAATGGAAGGTTTACCTGTGGAAAAAGCTTGTATATTAACTGAAAAAATATGTGGTATTTGCTCACATATCCACCTTTGGAGTTCAGTCAGACTTACAGAAATTGCAAGCAAAATATACGTACCTGAAAGAGCACAGCATATTAGGGTCATTATTGAAGAATTAGAACGTTTACACTCGCACACATTATTGTTCGGTCACGCTTTTGAAATATTGGGGCACGAAACAATGTCTATGCGATGTTTTATGACAAGAGAACCAGTAATGCAAATATTCTTCGAAATATCTGGTAGTAGGGTTCATTACTCTTGCCCGATAATTGGGGGAATTAGACCTCGTTGTGATATAACTGAAGAACAATGTAGGAAAATACTCCCAAAATTAGACGAATACGAAGAAAACATATCTGCCATAATAGACAGAGTTTTAAACGACCCGTTATTAGTTTCCAGAATGAAAGACGTGGGAGTACTTGACCGAAAAACTGCGGCTAAATTCCACGCTGTCGGTCCAACTGCACGAGGTAGTAATGTAAAATCAGATATGCGTAAAATGGGATGGGTTCCAGAGTATGACGTATATGAATTTGACGAAATATTATTCGATGGTTGCGACGTATTATCAAGAATTGCAGTTCGAGGATTCGAAATTCTCGAAAGTATTAAAATAATAAGACAAGCAATAGGCTTTTTAACCGATAAAAGCTTAAGCCCTGAAATTTACAATTCAAACTATGAATTAGAAGAATTTAAACCAATTGAATGTTATACGGAAGCTCAAAGAGGTCAACAATACTATTCATATGGTGTAGATGCAGACGGAAGGGTAAGACACGCAAGAATAAGAACTCCTACGGCTACAAACTTAGGTGCTATGGAAGAAATCGTTAGGGGATACCACGTTAGCGATGCAGAGCTTATTATTGCAAGTTGCGACCCTTGTTTCACGTGTACCGATAGGTTATCAATATTAAAAGAAGACTACAATACATATTCTAAAAAAATTTAA
- the pscS gene encoding O-phospho-L-seryl-tRNA:Cys-tRNA synthase, which yields MENTEKTTIGTDINTDKYKNIKRHLEREMINLNPIQRGGILPTESKKVIYEYWDGYSVCDYCAGRLDQVETPPIHEYLEDASKFFGADITRPTHGARESKYVIMNSVCKPGDYVIMDGNAHYTSFVAAERAKLNIDIALVEDYPTYRVIPEKYKERIETLEDEGKPIGLLLLTHVDGNYGNVADAKKVGKIAKDKGYPFLLNCAYSAGRMPVNAEALNADFLAISGHKSMSGSGPCGLLAISNKNEEYSKQILKTSKKNIVKELEMLGCTSRGIPILTLMTSFAHVIERVNNWDKEVKRVRWIIDELEAVGFKHIGEKPKNHDLTKFETPILDEIAEHDKRKGYFFYEELKKRGIGGIRRGATKEFKMSAFGLTDEQTKYVVDSFKEIIENGRKENNLN from the coding sequence ATGGAAAATACGGAAAAAACCACGATTGGAACCGATATAAACACAGATAAGTATAAAAACATTAAACGACATCTTGAAAGAGAGATGATTAACTTAAATCCGATTCAAAGAGGCGGAATTTTACCTACTGAATCAAAAAAGGTTATTTATGAATATTGGGACGGTTATAGCGTTTGTGATTACTGTGCCGGTAGATTAGACCAAGTTGAGACGCCACCTATTCACGAATATTTGGAAGATGCTTCAAAATTCTTTGGTGCAGATATTACGAGACCTACGCACGGTGCAAGGGAAAGTAAGTACGTAATAATGAATTCAGTGTGTAAACCTGGCGATTATGTAATTATGGATGGCAATGCACACTATACGTCCTTTGTAGCTGCTGAACGTGCAAAATTAAACATTGATATTGCACTGGTGGAAGATTACCCTACATATCGAGTAATACCTGAAAAATACAAAGAAAGAATCGAAACATTGGAAGATGAAGGTAAACCAATCGGTTTATTATTGCTTACGCACGTTGATGGTAATTACGGGAACGTAGCAGACGCTAAAAAAGTTGGGAAGATTGCAAAAGATAAAGGTTATCCATTTTTATTAAACTGTGCTTACTCAGCAGGTAGAATGCCCGTCAACGCAGAAGCTTTAAATGCTGATTTTTTAGCTATTTCAGGTCATAAAAGTATGTCCGGCTCTGGACCTTGCGGTTTATTAGCAATTAGTAATAAAAATGAAGAATACAGTAAGCAAATCTTGAAAACGTCTAAGAAAAATATTGTAAAAGAACTTGAAATGTTAGGTTGCACGAGTAGAGGAATTCCAATATTAACACTTATGACGAGCTTTGCTCACGTTATTGAACGTGTTAATAACTGGGATAAGGAAGTTAAACGTGTAAGATGGATTATTGACGAATTAGAAGCCGTAGGGTTTAAACATATTGGTGAAAAACCTAAAAACCACGATTTAACCAAATTTGAAACTCCAATTTTAGATGAAATTGCGGAGCACGATAAAAGAAAAGGTTATTTCTTCTACGAAGAGCTCAAAAAAAGAGGCATCGGCGGTATAAGACGAGGAGCTACCAAAGAGTTTAAAATGAGTGCTTTCGGATTAACTGACGAGCAAACTAAATATGTAGTTGATAGCTTCAAAGAAATTATTGAAAACGGAAGAAAAGAGAATAATTTAAATTAA
- the afpA gene encoding archaeoflavoprotein AfpA — MVRIAWGITGCGDKIEEIVRTMIELKDEYPSLEVHVYYSQNARMVLNLYNLIDLLKENFEKVLPEANSNAPFLPGKLQTGKYDAFLVAPVTANSTAKIAYGIADTLITNSVAQGAKARVPIYMYPPDNRLGEIDTIIPDGRAITLHLRDVDYKNVETIKKMEEIEVLDSVGEIKPALKELFDKLESNNNETNE; from the coding sequence ATGGTTAGAATTGCATGGGGCATTACAGGCTGTGGAGACAAGATTGAAGAAATTGTGAGAACTATGATTGAATTAAAAGACGAATATCCAAGTCTTGAAGTACACGTATACTATTCTCAAAATGCAAGAATGGTTTTGAACCTTTATAATTTGATTGATTTGTTAAAAGAAAACTTTGAAAAAGTATTGCCTGAAGCAAATTCAAATGCTCCATTTTTACCAGGTAAATTACAAACTGGCAAGTATGATGCTTTTTTAGTAGCTCCGGTAACCGCAAATTCTACTGCAAAAATAGCATACGGTATTGCAGATACATTAATCACCAATTCGGTTGCCCAGGGTGCTAAAGCAAGAGTTCCTATATATATGTACCCACCAGACAATAGATTAGGGGAAATAGACACAATAATCCCTGATGGGAGGGCCATAACATTACATCTCCGGGATGTGGATTATAAAAATGTAGAAACCATCAAAAAGATGGAAGAAATAGAAGTTTTGGATTCTGTGGGCGAAATAAAACCTGCTTTAAAAGAATTATTTGATAAATTAGAATCTAATAATAACGAAACCAATGAATAA
- a CDS encoding geranylgeranyl reductase family protein produces MPNLKINNQNEQYDVIIVGGGPAGFITAENIQKDLNVLVVEEHQSIGVPIQCAGLLSKKGFNELGNPKGIVNKVRGANIFCEKQNLTVGDDNKIRAMVFERKEMDKDIAKRALKNKNVNLMLKSHGKILNETTTNKNNKNSKNSKNNSLNKKHIIEVKNNLKDEKYIFSPKIIVGADGVRSGIGKSLKMHQKREIITGVQIEYVNVSNIDSDFVNVFYDKRYSSNFFTWIIPTGKDRVRVGMCDTKDALNKLNNFIATNENAKEILKGATPIEYSIGAIPLGYNSKSVLNNVMLVGDAVNQVKPLSGGGLYFGAKCAKLCANTINEYYTKYHTKFLNEENANLDYLKTYEELWKSEIGKEINYGLKMSYLMNKLNNKKIDKILKYVIDKNLIDYINNNGEMDKPSEILKKVVEASLFGKKIK; encoded by the coding sequence ATGCCAAATTTAAAAATTAATAATCAAAATGAACAATATGATGTTATAATCGTAGGTGGAGGTCCTGCTGGTTTTATAACTGCGGAAAACATCCAAAAAGATTTAAATGTACTCGTTGTTGAAGAACATCAATCGATAGGTGTTCCAATCCAGTGTGCTGGTTTATTAAGTAAAAAAGGCTTTAATGAGTTAGGAAATCCCAAAGGAATAGTTAATAAAGTTAGGGGGGCAAATATATTCTGTGAAAAGCAAAATTTAACAGTGGGTGATGATAATAAAATAAGGGCAATGGTCTTTGAAAGGAAAGAAATGGACAAAGACATTGCAAAAAGAGCTTTAAAAAATAAAAATGTAAATTTAATGTTAAAATCTCACGGAAAAATTTTAAATGAAACAACCACTAATAAAAATAATAAAAATAGTAAAAATAGTAAAAATAATAGTTTAAACAAAAAACACATAATAGAAGTTAAAAATAATTTAAAAGATGAAAAATACATATTTTCTCCAAAAATAATTGTAGGGGCTGACGGAGTAAGGTCAGGAATTGGAAAGTCATTAAAAATGCACCAAAAAAGAGAAATAATCACCGGGGTACAAATAGAGTATGTAAACGTTTCTAATATTGATAGCGACTTTGTAAACGTTTTTTATGACAAGCGATACAGCAGTAATTTTTTTACGTGGATTATTCCAACTGGCAAAGATAGAGTGCGAGTAGGGATGTGTGATACTAAAGACGCACTAAATAAGCTCAATAATTTTATAGCTACAAATGAGAATGCAAAAGAAATATTAAAAGGTGCCACACCTATAGAATATAGTATCGGTGCTATTCCACTCGGATATAATAGTAAAAGCGTTTTAAACAACGTAATGCTCGTAGGTGATGCAGTAAATCAGGTAAAACCACTTAGCGGAGGTGGTTTGTACTTTGGTGCAAAATGTGCAAAGTTATGTGCAAATACTATTAACGAGTACTATACAAAATATCATACAAAATTTTTAAATGAAGAAAATGCCAATTTAGATTATTTAAAGACCTATGAAGAGCTTTGGAAATCAGAAATAGGTAAAGAAATTAACTATGGTTTAAAAATGAGCTATTTGATGAATAAATTGAATAATAAGAAAATTGATAAAATATTAAAATATGTAATTGATAAAAATTTAATTGATTATATAAATAACAATGGAGAAATGGACAAACCTTCTGAAATCTTAAAAAAAGTCGTAGAAGCTTCCTTATTTGGTAAAAAAATAAAATAA
- the pheT gene encoding phenylalanine--tRNA ligase subunit beta: protein MPTINVDKKDLEYLANLSLSDKLIEDKFPMMGVEVEELFEENDREMVQFSINPNRPDYLSVEGLARGFRGFMGIQTGLANYDIKDSDIEVIVKCSKERPYIAFALVKNVIVDDLILESIINLQEKLHWAIGRDRKKLAIGVHDYDKIEAPFIYDEVEGDAVKFVPLAMAEAGEMTPKEIIEKHEKGQKYAHLIKDKFPLITDKNGNVLSMPPIINGELTKVSTNTKNLLIDITGTEKGAVENTLNIVATALAERRGTIFSVKVIYEEDGKVINEETYPKLTPEQIEIDLEFINKKLGLELNFGQVISALRKAGLDAELINKNGENLLNVYIPAYRNDMLGKVDIVEEIAINYGYEKFKGAKINVHTIGQKNESEVKSSEIKNTMIGLGFQEVMNLTLTNKTILFENMNMEVGSVEDGCKDYIEVLKPASIEHNVIRTTIIPQLLETLKINKHNELPQKIFEIGDCVIIDENAKETDKYFDTKCKDVRKVSGAIIQPNGNFNEIRSVIDALLREQYDNYVIENYAHPSFIKGRCAKILVNEEYKGLFGEINPQVIVNFELEHPITAFEIQITND from the coding sequence ATGCCTACAATCAATGTTGATAAAAAAGATTTAGAATATTTGGCAAATTTATCACTTTCTGATAAATTAATCGAAGATAAATTTCCAATGATGGGCGTAGAAGTAGAGGAACTTTTCGAAGAAAACGATAGAGAAATGGTTCAATTTTCTATTAACCCAAATAGACCAGATTATTTAAGTGTAGAAGGTCTTGCAAGAGGTTTCAGAGGCTTTATGGGTATTCAAACCGGTTTGGCAAACTACGATATTAAAGATAGTGATATCGAAGTAATTGTAAAATGTAGCAAAGAAAGACCATATATAGCTTTTGCACTCGTTAAAAACGTAATTGTCGATGATTTAATACTTGAAAGTATCATAAATCTTCAGGAAAAATTGCACTGGGCAATCGGTAGGGATAGGAAAAAATTAGCTATAGGTGTCCACGATTACGATAAAATAGAGGCTCCATTCATATATGATGAAGTAGAAGGAGATGCGGTTAAATTTGTACCTTTGGCAATGGCTGAAGCTGGTGAAATGACACCTAAAGAAATAATCGAAAAACACGAAAAAGGTCAAAAATACGCACACCTCATAAAAGATAAATTCCCATTAATTACTGATAAAAACGGCAATGTGTTGTCAATGCCCCCAATAATCAATGGAGAATTAACTAAAGTTAGTACGAATACAAAAAACCTTTTAATTGATATTACAGGAACTGAAAAAGGTGCTGTTGAAAATACCTTAAACATTGTAGCTACTGCACTTGCTGAGAGAAGAGGAACTATTTTCAGCGTAAAAGTAATTTACGAAGAAGATGGAAAAGTTATTAATGAAGAAACCTATCCAAAATTAACTCCTGAACAAATAGAAATCGATTTGGAGTTTATTAATAAAAAATTAGGCTTAGAATTGAATTTCGGTCAGGTTATTTCAGCATTGAGAAAGGCAGGTTTAGACGCTGAATTAATCAATAAAAACGGTGAAAACTTACTTAACGTTTACATTCCGGCATACAGAAACGATATGTTAGGTAAAGTGGATATTGTTGAAGAAATAGCTATTAATTACGGCTATGAGAAATTTAAAGGCGCTAAAATAAATGTCCATACAATCGGGCAAAAGAATGAATCAGAGGTTAAATCTTCTGAAATTAAAAATACTATGATTGGTTTAGGATTCCAAGAAGTAATGAACTTAACTCTTACAAATAAGACAATTTTATTTGAAAATATGAATATGGAAGTTGGTTCAGTGGAAGACGGCTGTAAAGACTACATCGAAGTTTTAAAACCTGCATCAATTGAGCATAATGTCATTAGAACTACAATAATCCCTCAATTATTGGAAACCCTTAAAATAAACAAACATAACGAATTGCCTCAAAAAATCTTCGAAATTGGAGATTGTGTAATCATTGACGAAAACGCAAAAGAAACCGATAAATACTTTGATACCAAATGTAAAGACGTTAGAAAAGTTTCAGGTGCGATAATTCAACCAAACGGCAATTTTAACGAAATTAGAAGTGTAATTGATGCACTTTTAAGAGAACAATACGATAACTATGTTATTGAAAATTACGCTCATCCGTCATTTATTAAAGGTAGATGTGCCAAAATTTTAGTAAATGAGGAATACAAAGGATTATTTGGAGAAATTAATCCTCAAGTTATCGTTAATTTTGAATTAGAACATCCGATTACAGCGTTTGAAATTCAAATAACTAATGATTAA
- a CDS encoding ABC transporter ATP-binding protein has protein sequence MLQIEDLSVKTGDKVILKDIHLYIDKGESHVLFGPNGAGKSTLLNTILGNPKYEVVRGNIYFKGHDITDMPMYERAKLGIGISYQSPPALSGVRLNTLLESITTKEMNRINEMAEKLNIKHFYERDVNVGFSGGEVKRSELLQIYAQNPDLIMFDEPDSGVDVENVELLGGIINHLLDKDKKPSERHKSGLIITHLGYILNFMDVDKAHVLYDGVIACSGSPNEILPEIIKNGYERCVACSRNKKCVVGK, from the coding sequence ATGCTACAAATTGAAGATTTATCGGTTAAAACAGGGGATAAGGTAATATTAAAAGATATACACTTGTATATCGATAAAGGCGAAAGCCACGTTTTATTTGGCCCTAACGGTGCGGGTAAGTCCACACTTTTAAATACAATACTTGGAAATCCAAAATATGAAGTAGTACGTGGTAATATCTACTTTAAAGGTCATGATATAACAGATATGCCAATGTATGAAAGAGCAAAACTTGGTATAGGTATTTCTTACCAATCACCACCTGCATTATCTGGTGTACGGTTAAATACGTTGCTCGAGTCAATAACCACAAAGGAAATGAACAGAATAAACGAAATGGCGGAAAAATTGAACATTAAACACTTTTATGAAAGAGATGTAAATGTTGGTTTTTCTGGCGGTGAAGTTAAAAGGTCTGAATTATTGCAAATCTATGCTCAAAATCCTGATTTAATTATGTTTGATGAACCAGACAGCGGTGTAGATGTTGAAAACGTTGAATTATTGGGTGGAATTATCAACCATCTTTTAGATAAAGACAAAAAACCAAGTGAAAGGCATAAATCAGGATTAATCATTACACACTTGGGTTATATCCTAAACTTTATGGATGTAGATAAAGCACACGTATTATATGATGGAGTAATAGCTTGCTCTGGCTCACCTAACGAAATCCTTCCCGAAATCATTAAAAATGGATATGAAAGATGTGTTGCTTGCTCAAGAAATAAAAAATGTGTGGTGGGAAAATGA
- a CDS encoding SufB/SufD family protein, with amino-acid sequence MNLNSNLSEKMQEKIKEAKIIAEKFKDVPAPFGDDINLDDYPTPKNTNRAVESLTDIEEDEKEALSKVGIDINEKNTSGSYLQVNNEPIYSKMYKNIEIMPITEALEKHDLSEYYWNVVEIKDKYSARVENELSQGYFIYAPKGVKESIPLQTCLLIGKEDVSQNVHNIIVVDEGAELNVITGCTTSPHVKSGLHLGVSEFYVKKGGKLTYTMVHNWGENVHVRPRTGIRLDEDAVFINNYVTTMPVKSMQSYPTAYCDGDNSKATFQTIVYGTGKSKYDMGSRVVLNGKGSSADMISRVIAVDESEVISRGHLVGAEKGVKGHLECRGLILSKDARILAVPELEATETDLDLSHEAAVGKIAEDQLIYLMSRGLTEDEATSLIIKGFLSVDINGLPEELAKNVKEMMDMTLENAM; translated from the coding sequence ATGAATTTAAATTCTAACCTTAGCGAAAAAATGCAGGAAAAAATAAAAGAAGCTAAAATTATAGCCGAGAAATTTAAAGACGTTCCAGCACCATTTGGAGACGATATAAACTTAGATGATTACCCAACACCAAAAAATACAAATAGGGCGGTTGAATCACTCACTGATATTGAAGAAGATGAAAAAGAAGCACTTTCAAAAGTCGGAATCGATATAAACGAGAAAAACACATCTGGTTCATATTTGCAAGTTAATAATGAACCGATATATTCAAAAATGTATAAAAACATTGAAATAATGCCAATCACAGAAGCGTTGGAAAAACACGATTTAAGCGAATATTATTGGAATGTAGTGGAAATTAAAGATAAATATTCTGCGAGAGTTGAAAATGAGCTTTCTCAAGGTTATTTTATCTACGCACCTAAAGGTGTGAAGGAATCAATCCCATTACAAACTTGTCTTTTAATTGGTAAAGAAGATGTTTCTCAAAACGTACATAATATTATAGTAGTGGATGAAGGAGCTGAGCTAAACGTTATTACTGGCTGTACAACATCACCACACGTAAAATCCGGTCTTCACTTAGGGGTTTCTGAATTTTACGTTAAAAAAGGCGGAAAATTAACATATACGATGGTACATAATTGGGGTGAAAACGTACACGTTAGACCTCGAACAGGCATCAGATTAGATGAAGATGCAGTATTTATTAACAATTATGTTACTACAATGCCAGTTAAATCGATGCAAAGCTACCCTACAGCATACTGTGATGGGGACAACAGTAAAGCAACTTTCCAGACTATTGTGTACGGTACGGGTAAATCCAAGTATGATATGGGTTCAAGAGTTGTTCTTAACGGAAAAGGTTCAAGTGCGGATATGATTTCAAGAGTTATTGCAGTTGACGAGTCCGAAGTAATTTCAAGAGGTCATCTGGTAGGTGCTGAAAAAGGAGTTAAAGGACATCTCGAATGTAGGGGTTTAATCCTTTCAAAAGATGCTAGAATATTGGCAGTTCCCGAATTGGAAGCTACTGAGACTGATTTAGATTTATCTCACGAGGCAGCAGTTGGTAAAATTGCAGAAGACCAGCTTATTTATTTAATGTCAAGAGGGCTTACGGAAGATGAGGCTACTTCTTTAATTATTAAAGGATTCCTTAGCGTAGACATTAATGGTTTACCTGAAGAACTTGCTAAAAACGTTAAAGAAATGATGGATATGACACTTGAAAATGCGATGTAA